The Gilliamella apicola genome window below encodes:
- a CDS encoding Vgb family protein, producing the protein MANLTKVASGFSAPTGIAFDSSGVMYVTNWSGDSIVKVKSNGEQETFYKGISSPSGIVIDKQDNVYVSSYSDDYILKITPNGKSQKISEGYRTPTGIAFSNNGQLLITNRSTGEIVSLDLETKQKTIVANGLSTPVGVTQLADNSLVVSQYSGRLTMIEPNGNKTELGDQFDRPGVGIVTISSNAVAVIDNGAGMVRQIDVKTKKVTNLASSLSGAVALANYNNHYYIGTWGDGSVYTMDSN; encoded by the coding sequence ATGGCAAATTTAACAAAGGTAGCTTCGGGCTTTAGTGCTCCGACAGGAATCGCTTTTGATAGCTCTGGTGTGATGTATGTGACGAATTGGTCTGGTGATTCGATCGTAAAAGTTAAAAGCAATGGTGAACAGGAGACATTTTATAAAGGTATCTCTTCTCCTTCAGGAATAGTTATTGATAAACAAGATAATGTATATGTTTCGTCTTACAGTGATGATTATATTTTAAAAATCACCCCAAATGGTAAATCTCAAAAAATATCAGAGGGTTATCGTACACCTACAGGTATTGCTTTTTCTAATAATGGTCAACTATTGATCACTAACCGCTCAACGGGTGAAATTGTATCTCTTGATTTAGAAACCAAACAAAAAACTATCGTAGCTAACGGATTGTCTACACCCGTTGGTGTGACTCAACTAGCCGATAATAGTTTAGTTGTTTCTCAATATAGCGGTCGTTTGACTATGATCGAACCTAATGGTAATAAAACTGAATTAGGTGATCAATTCGATCGTCCTGGAGTTGGTATTGTAACAATTTCATCAAATGCTGTTGCTGTTATTGATAATGGTGCTGGAATGGTGCGACAAATTGATGTAAAAACGAAAAAAGTGACAAATTTGGCCTCTTCATTATCAGGAGCAGTTGCATTAGCAAATTATAATAATCATTACTATATTGGAACTTGGGGTGATGGTTCAGTTTACACAATGGATAGTAATTAA